Proteins encoded within one genomic window of Propionispora vibrioides:
- a CDS encoding zinc-binding dehydrogenase gives MMKAAMFYGPENVKVEEVPVPVAGPGELVIKNQVALTCGTDVKTYVRGYPLFKPPYGFGHEAAGVVAQVGEGVVGFQVGDRVVAHNSAPCNVCFYCKQGQHSMCDHITFNQGAFAEYEKIPVAIVKQNVFHIPDTMDFADAALVEPFSCAVYGIDQIGIEAGDTVVVNGAGPIGLMFVRLAHYRGARVIATDLSDERLALAENMGAAVTINPGQAGNAVEIVRSHTENQRGVDVAIEAVGQTELWEKTINMARKGGKVLLFGGTKAGTAVSIDANLLHYSQLTIKGVFHTTPRHVQIAFDLIKNGMITARDFVGNRYPLDEIEKAILSHKSGKVIKNCIVFD, from the coding sequence ATGATGAAAGCAGCCATGTTTTACGGCCCGGAAAACGTAAAGGTGGAAGAAGTACCAGTGCCGGTAGCCGGACCAGGTGAATTGGTTATCAAAAATCAGGTAGCACTTACCTGCGGCACCGATGTCAAAACCTATGTGCGAGGGTATCCTCTGTTTAAACCGCCCTATGGTTTTGGTCATGAAGCGGCAGGAGTGGTGGCACAGGTCGGTGAAGGAGTTGTCGGCTTTCAGGTGGGAGACCGGGTGGTGGCCCACAATTCCGCTCCCTGCAATGTTTGTTTTTACTGTAAGCAGGGACAGCATTCCATGTGTGACCATATCACGTTTAACCAAGGGGCGTTTGCCGAATATGAGAAAATCCCGGTGGCCATCGTTAAGCAAAATGTGTTTCATATTCCTGACACGATGGATTTTGCCGATGCCGCGCTGGTAGAGCCTTTTTCCTGTGCGGTCTATGGTATTGATCAAATTGGTATTGAAGCCGGCGACACCGTCGTTGTCAACGGTGCCGGGCCAATTGGCCTGATGTTTGTCCGTCTGGCCCATTACCGCGGGGCCAGGGTAATTGCCACCGACCTTTCCGACGAACGTCTGGCACTAGCTGAAAATATGGGAGCTGCCGTTACCATCAATCCGGGACAGGCAGGCAATGCGGTGGAAATCGTTCGAAGCCACACGGAAAATCAGCGGGGGGTGGATGTGGCCATTGAAGCCGTCGGGCAGACGGAATTGTGGGAAAAAACCATAAACATGGCCCGCAAAGGTGGCAAAGTGTTACTCTTTGGCGGAACAAAAGCAGGAACCGCTGTTTCCATTGATGCCAACTTGCTGCATTATTCCCAATTGACCATTAAGGGAGTCTTTCACACGACACCCCGACATGTGCAGATTGCCTTCGATTTGATCAAAAACGGAATGATTACGGCCAGGGATTTTGTTGGCAACCGCTATCCGCTTGATGAAATTGAGAAGGCTATTTTGTCACATAAATCAGGGAAAGTAATAAAAAATTGCATTGTATTTGACTGA
- a CDS encoding sigma 54-interacting transcriptional regulator, translating to MKKKLLEIVNAEDKKNPYTDDQIAGILKIRRDEVTSLRNELQLPDSRKRREPYLLEAFQTILAKRAKISDRELTAELNKEGFIVSRFTVGQLRRERLPDMPAKGSEAKPSEAVGESGEKLPEINRQAAATFRQVVGWSGTLKPQIQQAKAAVLYPPFGLHTLILGPTGSGKSYLAEAMYRYAVECERISRKAKFIAFNCADYAENPQMLLSQLFGYVRGAFTGADGAKEGLVEQSDGGVLFLDEVHRLPPEGQELLFHLIDKGTFRRMGETGEPRKVQVLVIAATSEEAESSLLFTFRRRIPMVIELPPLAERTVLERYEMVREFLSKEADRIGMKIKIPQPVLHTLLLYDCQGNVGQLRSDIQVACARGFLTCLSERHKMVEINLLDLPLHARRGLTHVHSRNQEVENLVRGDLVVKPGDKGESLLQMDDLYVLPREIYDFIETSYQELQAKGLNQEEINRMIDSELEAQFRQFAQKVNHYDHTMISQNLVDLVGQPIVDLAETMVKVAENELGKVDKQLLYYLAIHIGATLERLQKGKPVVNPQLAKVKKQYTEEYGIAQKMLAAIADKTEFTLPEDEIGFIAMYLRAMTHREESRQGRVGVLVMSHGKVAAGMVEVANCLLGVHHARALEMSLDERPEAALHKAVELVKQIDEGKGVLLLADMGSLITFGELITQKTNIPTFTVPRVDTVMVLEAVRRAMLPDTQLSEIAETIDTDKVGLGRFIAQPADADKQHNKAILTICITGEGTAKKFKQLIEKMVPELCDQVEIITLGITGKEDIQERIEKIQQTYTVVAIVGSLRPKNSAIPFVTVEEMLDGRAAARLRDIVLGSGLAVTDVRSPLTDFVDPELIVVRPAYTTKQEVLDCLANLLIEKGYVTPEFLLDVYKREVMGYTLLESKAAIPHGSLENVIKPGMAIAILNEPIYWSDDGMADIVAMLAITEQATEEVTYVITLLEDEPFLRSLVRLHTTEEIKNAFLEVRLLP from the coding sequence TTGAAAAAGAAGTTACTGGAAATTGTCAATGCTGAAGATAAAAAAAATCCATATACTGACGATCAAATAGCCGGAATATTGAAAATTCGCCGCGACGAAGTGACTTCACTGCGCAATGAGTTGCAGCTTCCTGATTCAAGAAAGCGCCGCGAACCCTATTTGCTGGAGGCCTTTCAGACCATTCTGGCGAAACGGGCGAAAATTTCCGACCGGGAACTGACGGCTGAATTGAATAAGGAAGGATTTATTGTGTCGCGCTTTACTGTAGGGCAGCTCCGGCGGGAACGGCTGCCTGATATGCCGGCGAAGGGAAGTGAAGCAAAACCGTCGGAGGCTGTCGGCGAGAGCGGGGAAAAACTGCCGGAGATTAACCGGCAGGCTGCGGCTACCTTCAGACAGGTGGTCGGCTGGTCGGGCACCCTGAAACCACAAATTCAACAGGCCAAGGCGGCGGTCCTGTATCCTCCCTTTGGCCTGCATACCCTGATTTTGGGGCCGACCGGCTCGGGGAAAAGCTATCTGGCAGAGGCTATGTACCGGTACGCCGTGGAATGCGAACGGATTTCCCGGAAAGCAAAATTCATCGCTTTTAACTGCGCCGATTATGCGGAAAATCCCCAGATGCTGTTATCCCAGTTATTTGGCTATGTCCGGGGGGCCTTTACCGGCGCGGACGGCGCGAAGGAAGGGTTGGTCGAACAGTCTGATGGCGGTGTACTGTTTCTGGATGAGGTCCATCGGCTGCCGCCGGAAGGGCAGGAGTTATTATTTCATTTGATCGATAAAGGCACGTTCCGGCGTATGGGGGAAACCGGAGAGCCCCGCAAGGTACAGGTGCTGGTCATTGCGGCGACTAGTGAAGAGGCCGAATCCTCTTTGCTGTTCACGTTCCGACGACGGATTCCCATGGTGATCGAACTGCCGCCTCTAGCCGAACGGACGGTGCTGGAACGGTATGAAATGGTGCGGGAGTTTTTAAGCAAGGAAGCCGATCGTATCGGAATGAAAATCAAAATTCCCCAACCGGTGCTGCACACATTGCTGCTTTATGACTGCCAGGGTAATGTCGGGCAGTTGCGCAGTGATATTCAGGTGGCTTGCGCCAGGGGCTTTCTTACTTGTCTGAGTGAACGACATAAGATGGTGGAGATTAATCTTTTGGATTTGCCGCTTCACGCGCGGCGCGGTTTGACCCATGTACACAGCCGGAATCAGGAAGTGGAAAACCTGGTACGCGGCGATCTGGTCGTCAAACCCGGCGACAAAGGGGAAAGTCTGCTACAAATGGATGATCTGTATGTGCTTCCCCGGGAAATATATGATTTTATTGAAACCAGCTATCAGGAACTGCAGGCCAAGGGGCTGAACCAAGAAGAAATCAACCGGATGATTGACAGTGAACTGGAAGCTCAGTTTCGTCAGTTTGCTCAGAAAGTCAATCATTATGATCACACCATGATCTCGCAAAACCTGGTCGATCTGGTGGGGCAGCCGATTGTTGATCTTGCGGAGACCATGGTCAAAGTGGCAGAAAATGAGTTGGGCAAGGTGGACAAGCAGCTTCTCTACTATTTGGCCATTCATATCGGGGCTACGCTGGAACGCTTGCAAAAAGGCAAGCCGGTGGTCAATCCACAGCTTGCCAAGGTTAAGAAACAGTATACTGAGGAATATGGCATAGCCCAAAAGATGCTGGCAGCCATAGCTGATAAGACAGAGTTTACTCTACCGGAGGATGAAATCGGGTTTATTGCCATGTATTTACGGGCTATGACCCATCGGGAGGAGAGCCGGCAGGGCCGGGTAGGAGTGCTGGTTATGTCCCATGGCAAAGTGGCTGCCGGAATGGTGGAAGTTGCCAATTGCCTGCTTGGTGTTCACCACGCCAGAGCCTTGGAGATGTCGCTGGATGAAAGGCCGGAAGCCGCCTTGCATAAAGCGGTGGAACTAGTTAAGCAGATTGATGAAGGTAAGGGAGTACTGCTGCTTGCCGACATGGGTTCATTAATTACCTTTGGTGAGCTGATCACCCAAAAAACCAACATTCCTACCTTTACCGTTCCCAGAGTGGATACTGTTATGGTTTTGGAGGCCGTAAGACGGGCCATGCTGCCGGATACGCAGCTTAGTGAAATCGCGGAGACTATCGATACCGACAAGGTCGGTCTGGGGCGGTTCATTGCCCAACCGGCTGATGCGGACAAGCAGCACAATAAGGCAATCCTTACCATCTGCATCACCGGGGAGGGAACAGCGAAAAAATTTAAGCAGCTTATCGAGAAAATGGTGCCTGAGCTATGTGACCAGGTGGAAATCATCACACTGGGAATTACCGGTAAAGAGGATATCCAGGAGCGAATTGAAAAGATACAACAGACCTATACGGTGGTTGCCATTGTAGGCAGCCTGCGGCCGAAGAACTCTGCCATACCTTTTGTCACGGTGGAGGAAATGTTGGACGGCCGTGCTGCGGCACGGCTGCGGGACATTGTGTTAGGCAGTGGTTTGGCTGTGACGGACGTGCGGTCGCCGCTGACGGATTTTGTTGACCCGGAACTGATTGTTGTTCGACCGGCCTATACCACCAAACAGGAGGTATTGGATTGCCTGGCCAATCTTTTGATTGAAAAGGGCTATGTAACTCCCGAATTTCTGCTGGACGTGTACAAAAGGGAGGTCATGGGGTATACCTTACTGGAAAGCAAGGCGGCCATTCCTCATGGTAGTCTGGAGAACGTGATCAAGCCCGGTATGGCTATCGCTATACTGAATGAACCGATATACTGGTCCGATGACGGTATGGCAGATATTGTTGCCATGCTGGCCATCACGGAGCAAGCCACTGAGGAAGTCACCTATGTTATCACCTTGTTGGAAGATGAACCCTTTTTAAGAAGTCTGGTTCGTTTACATACGACGGAGGAAATAAAAAACGCTTTTTTGGAAGTCAGGCTGCTACCTTAA
- a CDS encoding HD-GYP domain-containing protein, translating into MAGGQIVDVQDLAVGSVLADAVISPKGKVLLGKGVELTGRHIHLLQTWNISHVYIAGQEEPCDEREEEKGPLPSRQQIFEEEYGYVSNNVQQAFEFIRKQKLIPVPALKDSAYDIHRLLLSNRSVITCLVAAQESPMTDFILQHSMKVAFLASFIARQLRWNDQEVRDVALASLLHHAGNIMVQDDEVAHNKAYIAEAAAMLRKTKGLSGETILGIVQHREHVDGTGFPTGVDGNRIHPYAKVIAVADAFHARACQNKFGAPFSSLDFLSKEMFGKLDPVICNVFISRFQDDLLQNKIILADGKEAEIVYFRPNGSNMPVVRTVDNQIIDLSQQGFSAIHRVAVSF; encoded by the coding sequence ATGGCCGGAGGACAAATAGTGGATGTGCAGGACCTGGCAGTGGGATCAGTATTGGCGGATGCCGTAATATCGCCAAAAGGCAAGGTGCTGCTGGGCAAGGGAGTCGAGCTAACAGGACGTCATATTCATTTGCTGCAGACCTGGAATATTTCGCATGTTTATATTGCGGGACAGGAAGAGCCTTGCGACGAGAGGGAAGAAGAGAAGGGACCACTTCCGTCCCGGCAGCAAATATTTGAGGAAGAGTATGGCTATGTATCCAATAATGTGCAGCAGGCTTTCGAGTTTATCCGCAAGCAAAAGCTGATCCCTGTTCCCGCTCTGAAAGATTCGGCTTATGATATTCACCGGTTATTGTTGAGTAACCGGTCAGTGATCACATGTTTGGTGGCGGCGCAGGAAAGTCCTATGACTGATTTTATTCTGCAGCATTCGATGAAGGTTGCTTTTTTAGCTAGCTTTATCGCCCGCCAATTGCGCTGGAACGACCAGGAAGTCCGTGATGTGGCGTTGGCCAGCCTGCTTCATCACGCAGGCAATATTATGGTGCAGGACGATGAAGTAGCCCACAATAAGGCCTATATCGCTGAAGCGGCAGCTATGTTGCGAAAGACTAAAGGCCTTTCCGGTGAGACTATTTTAGGAATTGTCCAGCACCGGGAGCATGTGGACGGCACCGGGTTTCCCACTGGGGTTGACGGTAACCGGATTCATCCCTATGCCAAGGTGATTGCCGTAGCCGATGCTTTTCATGCACGGGCTTGCCAAAACAAATTTGGAGCGCCATTTTCCAGTTTGGATTTTTTATCAAAAGAGATGTTTGGCAAATTGGACCCGGTGATTTGCAATGTGTTTATCAGTCGGTTTCAGGATGATTTACTGCAAAATAAAATTATTCTGGCTGATGGCAAGGAAGCGGAGATTGTGTATTTTCGTCCTAATGGTTCCAATATGCCTGTGGTGAGAACGGTGGATAATCAAATTATTGATCTGTCCCAACAGGGATTTTCCGCAATTCACCGGGTGGCGGTGTCCTTTTAG
- the modA gene encoding molybdate ABC transporter substrate-binding protein has product MKKSLWLVCLTVLLTAALLAGCGNTQKAPEPPKTVELNVSAAVSMKDALEEIQKNFAAKNPNIKLAYNLGASGSLQKQIEQGAPADVFISAAPKQMDELSDKNLINKDTRKNLVENKLVVIIPKDSKLSLAKYEDLVGPEVHKISIGETATVPAGQYAQEVLKKLGIWDQLQDKLVLAKDVRTVLTYVETGNVDAGIVYKTDAAVSDKVKVAATAPEGSHKPIIYPIAILAGTKQLQAAEAFTAYLTTPESKAVFEKYGFTMSQ; this is encoded by the coding sequence ATGAAGAAAAGTTTGTGGTTAGTATGTCTCACCGTGTTGCTTACGGCCGCCTTGCTGGCAGGCTGCGGCAACACCCAAAAAGCGCCCGAGCCACCCAAGACGGTTGAGCTTAACGTGTCGGCAGCCGTCAGTATGAAAGACGCCCTGGAAGAAATTCAGAAAAATTTTGCCGCCAAAAATCCCAACATCAAGCTGGCCTATAATCTGGGGGCATCCGGTTCGCTTCAAAAGCAAATCGAGCAAGGAGCTCCCGCCGATGTTTTCATCTCCGCCGCACCAAAACAAATGGATGAATTGTCCGATAAAAACCTGATCAATAAAGATACCCGCAAAAATCTGGTGGAAAATAAACTGGTTGTGATTATTCCGAAAGATTCCAAACTTTCTCTCGCCAAATATGAAGACTTGGTTGGTCCGGAGGTTCACAAAATCAGCATCGGTGAAACAGCTACTGTTCCGGCCGGCCAATATGCCCAGGAAGTCTTAAAAAAGCTGGGTATTTGGGATCAACTTCAGGATAAGCTGGTTCTGGCCAAAGATGTCCGCACCGTATTGACCTATGTGGAAACAGGCAATGTAGATGCCGGCATTGTATATAAAACCGATGCGGCAGTCAGCGATAAAGTAAAAGTCGCCGCTACGGCACCGGAAGGTTCCCACAAGCCGATTATCTACCCCATCGCCATTCTGGCAGGAACCAAACAATTGCAAGCTGCCGAAGCATTCACTGCCTATCTGACCACGCCGGAGAGCAAGGCTGTTTTCGAAAAATACGGTTTTACTATGAGCCAATAG
- the modB gene encoding molybdate ABC transporter permease subunit, translating into MALVEWQPVLLSLKVAFISLVFVFLSGVSAAYLMKNLQIPGKAAIEALFTLPLVLPPVVTGFVLLVLIGKQGPVGILLTRYFDTQIIFTPAAAVLAGTVVSFPLMYQSTKGALESIDPTLEDAARTLGSSEWRVFWTVTVPLAWPGLLSGMVLSFARTLGEFGATIMIAGNIPGKTQTIPLAIYFAAESNDLTIAGLYVLIISAATFSLIFGLNHWKLGK; encoded by the coding sequence ATGGCCTTAGTTGAATGGCAGCCCGTACTACTTTCTCTCAAAGTTGCGTTCATTTCCCTGGTATTTGTATTCCTGTCGGGCGTTTCTGCCGCTTATCTTATGAAAAATTTGCAAATACCGGGTAAAGCAGCCATTGAAGCACTGTTTACCCTGCCATTAGTCTTGCCGCCTGTCGTTACCGGCTTTGTCCTGTTGGTTTTAATCGGCAAACAGGGCCCCGTCGGCATCCTGCTGACCAGATACTTTGATACCCAGATTATTTTTACGCCGGCTGCCGCCGTTTTAGCTGGCACAGTTGTTTCTTTTCCCCTGATGTATCAGAGTACTAAAGGCGCTTTAGAAAGCATTGACCCTACTTTGGAGGATGCGGCCCGGACACTGGGCTCCAGTGAATGGCGGGTTTTCTGGACGGTTACCGTCCCTCTGGCCTGGCCGGGCCTGCTGTCAGGCATGGTGCTTTCCTTTGCCAGGACCTTAGGCGAATTTGGCGCTACCATTATGATTGCCGGAAATATTCCGGGGAAAACCCAAACCATCCCGCTGGCGATTTACTTCGCCGCCGAATCCAATGATTTAACCATAGCAGGTTTGTATGTGCTAATCATCAGTGCCGCCACCTTCTCTTTAATCTTCGGCTTAAATCACTGGAAGCTCGGGAAATAA
- a CDS encoding ATP-binding cassette domain-containing protein, with product MLTVDITKKLSHFTLRIQFSMENKILVLFGPSGCGKTTILRSIAGLLKPDEGKIVFRNKTFFSSAPHTFLPPRHRNVAYMFQDLALFPHLDVSNNIWYGVKKPTPKSHVLYQKLLSLLKIEHLPGRTIHQLSGGEKQRVALARALMSEPEILLLDEPLSALDAETRYELQDELKKLQEIWQIPFILVTHSPEEALAMGNEVLFLQKGHEVPEPPPSWHRNANGSSSGSTAANLQFFY from the coding sequence ATGCTTACTGTTGATATTACTAAGAAATTATCGCACTTCACACTGCGCATCCAGTTTTCTATGGAAAACAAAATTCTTGTATTATTCGGTCCTTCCGGCTGTGGCAAAACAACGATTCTCCGTTCCATTGCCGGATTGCTTAAGCCGGACGAAGGGAAGATCGTATTCCGCAATAAAACCTTTTTCAGTTCTGCGCCCCATACCTTCTTACCCCCCAGACACCGCAACGTGGCCTATATGTTTCAGGACCTGGCACTCTTTCCCCACCTGGATGTCAGCAACAACATCTGGTACGGAGTTAAAAAGCCTACCCCCAAAAGCCATGTCCTCTATCAGAAATTGCTTTCTTTGCTCAAAATCGAACATCTGCCCGGCCGGACCATTCATCAGTTGTCCGGCGGCGAAAAACAGCGGGTTGCCCTGGCCCGGGCTCTGATGTCCGAGCCGGAAATTCTCTTGTTGGACGAACCCTTATCCGCCCTGGACGCCGAGACCCGTTACGAATTGCAGGACGAGCTGAAAAAGCTGCAGGAAATCTGGCAAATCCCCTTTATTTTGGTTACCCATTCGCCTGAAGAGGCCCTGGCCATGGGCAACGAAGTCTTGTTCCTGCAAAAGGGACATGAAGTTCCCGAACCGCCCCCATCCTGGCATCGCAACGCCAATGGATCATCGTCCGGTTCCACTGCTGCAAACCTACAATTCTTTTATTAA
- a CDS encoding TOBE domain-containing protein, whose translation MQISGRNKLQATVKEVVRGEVMAKVVMDYKGNEIVAAITMDSINELGLKPGDSVAALVKATDVMVIK comes from the coding sequence ATGCAAATCAGCGGCAGAAACAAACTGCAGGCCACGGTGAAGGAAGTGGTGAGGGGAGAGGTGATGGCCAAGGTAGTTATGGATTATAAAGGAAATGAAATTGTGGCTGCCATTACGATGGATTCGATTAATGAGTTGGGCTTAAAGCCAGGCGATTCGGTGGCAGCTCTGGTAAAAGCCACCGATGTTATGGTTATAAAATGA
- a CDS encoding helix-turn-helix transcriptional regulator, which yields MTETTVYTPEEVAKILKISRFTVYEMIKRGDLTAYRIGRKVRVEAPDLEIYINKSKGLPAAAPAKPYPPDAPFAAHDGLILCGQDIILDILTKHLEREMPHIQFLRKYIGSVDGLLSLYRGTANAVTAHLWDSDTDSYNLPYVRHLLPGHRTLIINLVHRMEGFYVTKGNPKQIHTWQDLARTGIRFVNREHGAGARVLLDEQLRLAGIEHAAIAGYNHEELSHLAVASCVGRGEADVGLGIEKAALQVLAVDFIPLKKERYDLVIRKEDMVKPQFQTLLSILRSKSFHNELAGMGGYDISQTGTIIAET from the coding sequence ATGACGGAAACGACGGTTTACACCCCCGAAGAAGTGGCAAAAATATTAAAAATATCACGGTTCACCGTGTACGAAATGATTAAACGCGGCGATTTGACCGCCTACCGGATTGGCCGGAAGGTTAGAGTGGAGGCACCGGATCTGGAGATTTATATTAATAAATCTAAAGGCCTGCCTGCCGCTGCACCGGCAAAACCCTATCCGCCCGACGCCCCCTTTGCCGCTCACGACGGCCTAATTCTCTGCGGCCAGGATATTATTCTCGACATCCTGACCAAACACCTGGAAAGGGAAATGCCCCATATCCAGTTTCTCCGGAAATACATCGGCAGCGTCGATGGCTTGCTGTCGCTCTACCGTGGCACGGCCAATGCGGTTACCGCTCATCTTTGGGATAGTGATACTGACAGCTACAATCTCCCTTATGTCCGCCATCTGCTGCCAGGACACCGTACGCTGATTATCAATCTGGTACACCGTATGGAAGGCTTCTATGTGACCAAGGGCAACCCGAAGCAAATCCATACCTGGCAGGACCTGGCCCGGACAGGTATCCGTTTTGTAAACCGCGAGCACGGTGCCGGCGCCCGGGTACTGCTGGATGAACAGCTTAGGCTGGCAGGCATCGAACATGCCGCCATTGCCGGCTATAACCATGAAGAGTTGAGCCATTTGGCAGTAGCCAGTTGTGTAGGCCGTGGAGAGGCCGATGTCGGACTGGGCATCGAAAAGGCGGCGCTTCAGGTACTTGCCGTCGATTTTATCCCCTTAAAAAAGGAACGCTATGATTTAGTCATCCGCAAGGAAGACATGGTCAAGCCGCAATTCCAAACACTGCTTTCCATTTTACGTTCAAAAAGCTTCCATAATGAATTGGCCGGTATGGGGGGCTACGATATATCCCAAACCGGCACTATAATAGCCGAAACCTAA
- a CDS encoding PTS transporter subunit EIIC: MFQYLQQIGRSLMLPVSVLPAAGLLLRFGEKDLLHMPAVREAGMAVFANLPLLFAVGVAIGFSEGQAVAALAAVVGHLIFLAVLKSVNPAVDMGVFSGIAMGLIAAVLYRRFHRIRLPQVLGFFAGKRFVPIVTAVAGVVMALLLQIVWPFMQAGIDTVGHWAVNSSAGPALFAAGKRLLIPIGLHHVYYPAFLYEFGHFVTSDGTLIRGDFNRYFAGDPTAGIFMASEFPIMMFGLPAAALAIYCNARPERRKAIGGLMAGGALTSFLTGITEPIEFTFIFVAPPLFVFHVLMAGVSGLLTSWLDIHLGFTFSASFIDYLLSYKYGHHQLWLWPVGLSIGLLYFAVFHFSINYFQLKTPGREEEPLPEQELDVQQTARRLLRTLGGRNNIAALDACISRLRVTVRRLEAVKKEELAGLGAVGIMDVGNNFQFIFGTQSDGIREEMAALWGSMEEEPVAEPACPVLPPQAGSRVHAPVSGRILSGSSERIVAICTQDRSVLSPVDGKIIHSEEPAALLLDTGALQLNIRVEAGLAAPVVTVGQIVSQGQSILNLAADESIVITGVNGVDGKTVAVTPAEEVTAGEDVIMQVDG, from the coding sequence ATGTTCCAGTATTTGCAGCAAATTGGACGGTCTTTGATGCTGCCGGTGTCAGTTTTGCCGGCAGCCGGACTACTGTTGCGCTTTGGTGAGAAAGACTTGCTCCATATGCCTGCCGTTCGGGAGGCGGGAATGGCGGTATTTGCCAATCTGCCGCTCTTATTTGCGGTCGGGGTGGCGATTGGTTTTTCCGAAGGGCAGGCTGTTGCCGCTTTGGCGGCGGTTGTCGGCCATCTGATTTTTTTAGCGGTGCTCAAATCGGTCAATCCCGCCGTGGACATGGGCGTTTTTTCCGGTATTGCCATGGGGCTGATTGCTGCCGTTCTGTACCGGCGGTTTCACCGGATCAGGCTGCCGCAGGTACTGGGTTTTTTTGCCGGAAAGCGGTTTGTGCCGATTGTGACGGCGGTGGCGGGGGTGGTGATGGCGCTCTTACTGCAGATTGTCTGGCCCTTTATGCAAGCCGGCATTGATACTGTCGGCCATTGGGCCGTGAACTCCAGTGCCGGTCCGGCCCTGTTTGCCGCCGGCAAGCGGCTGCTCATTCCCATTGGTCTTCATCATGTCTATTATCCGGCGTTTCTCTATGAGTTCGGTCACTTCGTTACCAGCGACGGGACCTTGATCCGCGGTGACTTTAACCGCTATTTTGCCGGCGATCCCACGGCGGGCATTTTTATGGCCAGCGAATTCCCGATTATGATGTTTGGTTTACCGGCCGCCGCTTTGGCTATCTACTGTAATGCCCGGCCTGAGCGGCGCAAGGCGATTGGCGGCTTGATGGCCGGCGGTGCACTGACTTCTTTTTTGACAGGGATTACCGAGCCGATTGAGTTTACCTTTATTTTTGTGGCGCCGCCCTTATTTGTTTTTCATGTGCTCATGGCCGGTGTATCGGGGCTGTTGACCAGTTGGCTGGACATTCATCTGGGTTTTACTTTTTCAGCTTCTTTTATTGATTATCTGCTGTCCTATAAATATGGTCATCACCAGTTATGGCTGTGGCCGGTGGGGTTAAGTATTGGCCTTTTGTATTTTGCCGTATTTCATTTTTCCATCAATTACTTTCAGCTAAAGACGCCGGGGCGGGAAGAGGAGCCACTGCCTGAGCAGGAACTGGACGTACAGCAAACGGCGCGCCGGCTTTTACGGACCTTAGGCGGCAGAAATAATATTGCTGCGCTGGATGCCTGCATTTCCCGGTTGCGGGTAACGGTGCGGCGGCTCGAGGCCGTAAAGAAAGAGGAACTGGCTGGTTTGGGTGCTGTCGGGATTATGGATGTGGGGAATAATTTTCAATTTATTTTTGGTACCCAGTCGGACGGTATCCGGGAGGAGATGGCTGCCTTATGGGGCAGCATGGAAGAAGAACCGGTGGCGGAGCCTGCTTGCCCTGTTCTGCCGCCACAGGCAGGCAGCCGGGTTCATGCCCCTGTCAGTGGGCGGATTCTTTCCGGCAGTAGTGAGCGCATTGTAGCGATTTGTACGCAGGACCGCAGCGTGTTGTCTCCGGTAGACGGTAAAATAATACACAGCGAAGAGCCGGCTGCGTTGCTGTTGGATACCGGTGCTTTACAGCTAAACATCCGGGTGGAAGCTGGTCTCGCTGCTCCTGTCGTGACTGTGGGGCAGATTGTCAGCCAGGGACAGTCGATTCTTAACTTGGCAGCAGACGAAAGTATAGTAATCACTGGAGTGAACGGCGTTGACGGGAAAACGGTGGCTGTCACGCCGGCTGAAGAAGTAACCGCCGGTGAAGATGTAATCATGCAGGTGGATGGCTAA